The genomic region GGCGCGCGTGAAAACGCCCAACAATTGGTGCCCATCCCCTGCATCGACCGCGTCGCGCAAGGCGTCGAGGTCGCTGCGAAATGTATCGAGTGTGCGCAGGACAGCCTCGCGGTTGGCGAGGAAGATGTCGTGCCACATCACCGGGTCGCTTCCGGCGATTCTTGTGAAATCGCGGAAACCGCCCGCAGCGTAACGGAAGATCTCAAGATTTTCATTGCGCTTGGCCAACGAATCGACCAGACCGAAGGCCAGCAGGTGCGGTAGATGACTGGTCGCGGCCAGCACCTCATCGTGACGCTCGACCTGCATATGCTCGACGTCAGCGCCCAATTCGCGCCACAGACGATCGACCACGGCCAGCGCCGCCGGATCGGTTTGCTCGAGCGGCGTGAGAATCACCTTGTGACGACGGAACAGCTCGGCATTGGAGGCTTCCACCCCGCTCTGCTCGGAACCGGCAATCGGATGCCCCGGCACGAAACGCGCCGGCATACCACCGAACGCCTCGGTCGCCGCGCGCACCACATTGCCTTTGGCGCTGCCGACATCGGTCAGAATCGCCTGCCCCAGATCCATGCTCGCCAGACGCGCGAGTACTTTTTCCATGGCCAGAATCGGCACCGCCAGCTGAATCACATCAGCGCCTTGGCATGCAGTTGCCAAGTCATCCTCACAACGATCAACCACACCCAACTCGACCGCCAGCTTGCGCGATTGCGGATCGAGATCGACCCCGACCACTTCGCGGCAGATACCGCTTTCACGCAAGCCTTTGGCAAACGAACCACCGATCAACCCCAGACCGACCACCACAAGGCGACCGATCATAGGTGCAGCAGATTGCAGTGCAGTGACATCACCCACGAGCCAGAACCTTGCGCAGCGCTTCAAGGAAGCGGCTGTTTTCCGCCGGCAGACCGATGGTCACCCGCAGGTGGTTCGGCATGCCGTAGTTGGCCACCGGACGCACGATCACGCCTTCGCGCAGCAAGCCCTGAAACACCGGGGCTGCGACTTGAGTGAGGTCGACGCAGATAAAGTTGCCTTTGGATTCGATCCAGCTCAGCCCCAACTCACGGAAACCGGCCTGCAACTGCTGCATGCCCGACTCGTTGAGCTGGCGGCTTTGCGCCAGATATTCCTCATCCTTCAGCGCCGCACAGGCTGCCGCGAGAGCCAGACTGTTAACGTTGAACGGCTGGCGAACACGGTTCAGCACGTCAGCGACAACCGGAGTCGACAGACCGTAGCCGACGCGCAATGCCGCCAGACCATAGGCCTTGGAGAACGTGCGCGACACCAGCAGATTCGGGTAAGCGGCAAGGAAATCCAGACCGTCCGGCAGATCGCTGCCTTCGGCGTACTCGATGTACGCCTCGTCGAGCACCACCAGCACATGCTCCGGAACATCCTGGAGGAATTCGTCCAGCGCTTCTGCGCCGAACCAGGTGCCGGTCGGATTGTTCGGGTTGGCGATAAACACCACGCGGGTGTTGGCATCGATTGCCGCCAGCATCGCAGGCAGGTCATGCCCCCAATCCTTGGCCGGTACCACTTTGGCCTGAGCACCGACCGCTTGAGTAGCAATTGGATACACCGCGAACGCGTGCTCACTGAACACAGCGTTCAGGCCCGGCGCCAGATAGGCGCGCGCGACCAGCTCAAGAATATCGTTGGAACCGTTACCCAGAGTGACCTGGTTCAGTTCGACACGGCATTGCTCCGCCAGCAGGGATTTCAGCGCGAAACCATTGCCGTCCGGGTAACGAGTCAACTCAGCCAGCTCTTCGCGGATCGCCGCCAAGGCTTTCGGGCTGGCACCCAACGGGTTTTCGTTGCTCGCCAGTTTGACGATTTTGGCCGGATCCAGATCCAGCTCGCGCGCCAGTTCGTCCACAGGCTTGCCCGGAACGTACGGCGAAAGTTGTTGCACGCCCGGCTGTGCCAGAGCGAGGAAGTTGCCACTCATTTGCTACCGCCCCTTAGAGAACTGCTTTCGGGTAGGAACCCAGCACTTTGAGTGCTACTGCTTCCTGACTGATCTTTTCCAGCACACCCTTGATCAACGGATCACGGTGGTGGCCGACAAAGTCGATGAAGAACACGTAGGTCCATTTGCCGCTGCGCGACGGACGGGTTTCGATACGGGTCAGGTCGATCCCGTTGTCATGGAACGGCACCAGCAGCTCGTGGAGCGCGCCGGGCTTGTTGCTCATCGACACGATGATCGAAGTCTTGTCGTCGCCGGTCGGCGGCACTTCCTGGTTACCAATCATCAGGAAGCGCGTCGAGTTATCCGGACGGTCTTCGATCTTCTCGGCCAGACGGGTCAGGCCATACAGCCCTGCCGCCATGTCGCCGGCAATCGCCGCCGAATTCCACTCACCTTTGACCCGCTTGGCCGCTTCGGCGTTGCTCGACACCGCCACGCGCTCGACATTCGGGTAATGCGCATCCAGCCACTTGCGGCACTGGGCCAGCGACTGCGCGTGGGAATAGATGCGGCTGATGCTGTCGGTCTTGGTACTTTCACCGACCAACAGGTGATGGTGAATGCGCAGCTCGACTTCGCCACAGATGACCATGTCGTGCTCGAGGAAGCTGTCCAGCGTGTGGTTGACCGCGCCTTCGGTGGAGTTTTCCACCGGGACCACGCCAAAATTCACCGCACCGGCCGCCACTTCACGGAACACTTCGTCGATCGCCGCCATCGGCTTGCTGATCACCGCGTGACCGAAGTGCTTCATTGCCGCCGCCTGGGTGAAGGTGCCTTCAGGGCCGAGGTAAGCCACTTTCAGCGGCTGCTCCAGCGCCAGGCACGACGACATGATTTCGCGGAACAACCGCGCCATCTCTTCGTTGCCCAGCGGCCCCTGATTGCGCTCCATGACACGCTTGAGCACCTGAGCTTCACGCTCAGGACGATAGAACACCGGCACTTCGCCTTCGGCCAGCGAGGCCATCTTTACTCGCGCGACTTCCTGGGCGCAACGCGCACGCTCACTGATCAGCTCCATGACTTTGGTGTCCAGAGCGTCAATGCGAACGCGCAGTGCCTTGAGTTCTTGCTCGGACATCAGCCGTGTTCCTTCTCGAATTCAGCCATGTATGCCACCAGCGCATTAACCGCGGTGATGTCGACGGCGTTGTAGATGGAGGCGCGCATGCCGCCCACGGAGCGGTGGCCCTTCAGATTGAGCAAACCGCGCTCTTCGGCACCGACCAGGAAAGGCTTGTCGAGACGATCATCAGCCAGACGGAACGGCACGTTCATCCACGAGCGGTCCGACTTGTTGATCGGGTTGCTGTAGAGGCCGCTGGCGTCGATGAAGTCATACAGCGTGCGTTGCTTGACGTCATTCAGTTTGGCGATGGCTTCAACGCCACCCTGCTCTTTCAGCCACTGGAACACCAGACCGGACAGGTACCAGGCCAGAGTCGGTGGGGTGTTGTACATCGAGCCGTTATCCGCCGCGACTTTGTAGTCGAGCATGGTCGGGCACAGCGCACGCGCCTTGCCCAGCAGGTCTTCGCGGATGATGTTGACGACGATACCGCTCGGGCCGATGTTTTTCTGCGCGCCGGCGTAGATCATGCCGAAACGCGAGATGTCGACCGGACGCGACAGAATATCCGAAGACATGTCAGCCACCAGCGGCACGTCACCGGTTTCCGGGATCCACTGGAATTCCAGACCGCCGATGGTTTCGTTCGGTGCGTAGTGAACGTAAGCGGCGTCTTTCGACAGGTTCCACTCGTTCTGGCCCGGGATGGCGAAATAGTCGTAAGGCTTGGCGGTAGCGGCAACGTTGACGTGACCGTAGCGCGAGGCTTCTTCGATGGCTTTCTGCGACCAGATACCGGTATCGATGTAGTCGGCCGAGCCGTTTTCCGGCAACAGGTTGAGCGGGATCTGCGCGAATTGCTGGCTGGCGCCACCTTGCAGAAACAGCACTTTATAGTTCGACGGGATATTCAGCAGGTCACGCAGATCCTGCTCGGCCTGGGTGGCGATGGACACGAACTCATCGCTGCGATGGCTCATTTCCATGACCGACAGACCCTTGCCGTGCCAATCAAGGAGTTCACCCTGGGCGCGCTGCAGGACAG from Pseudomonas tensinigenes harbors:
- the hisC gene encoding histidinol-phosphate transaminase, with amino-acid sequence MSGNFLALAQPGVQQLSPYVPGKPVDELARELDLDPAKIVKLASNENPLGASPKALAAIREELAELTRYPDGNGFALKSLLAEQCRVELNQVTLGNGSNDILELVARAYLAPGLNAVFSEHAFAVYPIATQAVGAQAKVVPAKDWGHDLPAMLAAIDANTRVVFIANPNNPTGTWFGAEALDEFLQDVPEHVLVVLDEAYIEYAEGSDLPDGLDFLAAYPNLLVSRTFSKAYGLAALRVGYGLSTPVVADVLNRVRQPFNVNSLALAAACAALKDEEYLAQSRQLNESGMQQLQAGFRELGLSWIESKGNFICVDLTQVAAPVFQGLLREGVIVRPVANYGMPNHLRVTIGLPAENSRFLEALRKVLARG
- the pheA gene encoding prephenate dehydratase — its product is MSEQELKALRVRIDALDTKVMELISERARCAQEVARVKMASLAEGEVPVFYRPEREAQVLKRVMERNQGPLGNEEMARLFREIMSSCLALEQPLKVAYLGPEGTFTQAAAMKHFGHAVISKPMAAIDEVFREVAAGAVNFGVVPVENSTEGAVNHTLDSFLEHDMVICGEVELRIHHHLLVGESTKTDSISRIYSHAQSLAQCRKWLDAHYPNVERVAVSSNAEAAKRVKGEWNSAAIAGDMAAGLYGLTRLAEKIEDRPDNSTRFLMIGNQEVPPTGDDKTSIIVSMSNKPGALHELLVPFHDNGIDLTRIETRPSRSGKWTYVFFIDFVGHHRDPLIKGVLEKISQEAVALKVLGSYPKAVL
- the serC gene encoding 3-phosphoserine/phosphohydroxythreonine transaminase, with the translated sequence MSKRAYNFCAGPAALPEAVLQRAQGELLDWHGKGLSVMEMSHRSDEFVSIATQAEQDLRDLLNIPSNYKVLFLQGGASQQFAQIPLNLLPENGSADYIDTGIWSQKAIEEASRYGHVNVAATAKPYDYFAIPGQNEWNLSKDAAYVHYAPNETIGGLEFQWIPETGDVPLVADMSSDILSRPVDISRFGMIYAGAQKNIGPSGIVVNIIREDLLGKARALCPTMLDYKVAADNGSMYNTPPTLAWYLSGLVFQWLKEQGGVEAIAKLNDVKQRTLYDFIDASGLYSNPINKSDRSWMNVPFRLADDRLDKPFLVGAEERGLLNLKGHRSVGGMRASIYNAVDITAVNALVAYMAEFEKEHG